From a region of the Armatimonas rosea genome:
- a CDS encoding zinc ribbon domain-containing protein — protein sequence MKPTCPKCRSERWMTQVHVGGRLEAWGNPSEIFAKSASTFTANMCADCGFTEFYAKKPTAVWEGWSKQKR from the coding sequence ATGAAACCAACCTGCCCTAAATGTAGATCAGAGCGCTGGATGACCCAGGTCCATGTCGGAGGACGGCTGGAGGCCTGGGGAAATCCCTCAGAGATCTTTGCCAAGAGTGCCTCAACCTTTACCGCCAATATGTGCGCCGACTGCGGATTTACCGAGTTCTATGCCAAAAAGCCCACGGCTGTCTGGGAAGGCTGGAGCAAGCAGAAACGCTGA
- a CDS encoding rhomboid family intramembrane serine protease, giving the protein MIPYRAKNPPERFPYATIGLIVINSLIFFCTSQYAIVIREGVVHDWALSHNTFSPVRMVSSMFLHGSLMHLLGNMLFLWLFGAAVEGRLGIGKYLLVYLLCGLAGDGLHEVMVGLFQPERFSLGASGAIMGLAGAYLYLFPFARICIFWGWNYWRFAAGLGWTSEWQAQWVILYYLGFDILNGFLTTTVGMASGVANFAHIGGAGAGFLLVLALRERRDTHEASEAQALRSEYGGDYHGLPLQDLEALVQREPDNLDLVTTFCHKALFGPLGNTAPLARSLFLEKADKLVQEGDPDTVTRLALLLAAGPGEVPTGILLRLAARQEREGDFGQAEQLLRRVLSFGDSGPDAEMVWARLARLTEQSMGDKARAVQLYTEQLIRFPNGAQSTYARTALQRLGSPLPPAGAMPTPQAPSTKPTGAPAPEVAPNTMPTLQAPRRKPEAEGDTPKPGYNDEGKSAEASGLRPIGG; this is encoded by the coding sequence ATGATCCCCTACCGCGCTAAGAATCCGCCCGAGAGATTTCCCTACGCCACGATCGGCCTGATCGTTATCAACTCACTGATCTTTTTTTGCACCAGCCAGTACGCTATCGTGATTCGTGAGGGCGTTGTCCACGACTGGGCGCTCTCCCACAACACGTTCTCGCCCGTCCGCATGGTCAGCTCCATGTTCCTCCACGGGAGCCTGATGCACCTGCTGGGCAACATGCTCTTTCTCTGGCTCTTTGGGGCGGCGGTCGAGGGCCGCTTGGGGATTGGCAAGTACCTCCTGGTCTACCTACTCTGCGGCCTTGCGGGCGATGGCCTGCACGAGGTCATGGTCGGCCTCTTCCAGCCCGAGCGCTTCAGCCTGGGAGCATCGGGGGCGATCATGGGGCTAGCGGGGGCCTATCTCTACCTCTTTCCCTTTGCCCGTATCTGCATCTTCTGGGGCTGGAACTACTGGCGCTTCGCGGCGGGCCTCGGCTGGACATCGGAGTGGCAGGCGCAGTGGGTGATTCTCTACTACCTCGGCTTCGATATCCTCAATGGCTTCCTCACCACCACGGTTGGGATGGCGAGCGGCGTGGCCAACTTCGCCCATATCGGCGGGGCGGGGGCGGGCTTTCTGCTGGTGCTCGCCCTCCGTGAGCGCCGCGACACCCACGAGGCATCGGAGGCCCAGGCCCTGCGCTCGGAGTACGGCGGCGACTACCACGGTCTGCCCCTCCAGGACCTCGAAGCCCTCGTCCAGCGCGAGCCGGATAATCTGGATCTAGTGACCACCTTCTGCCATAAAGCGCTCTTTGGCCCCCTCGGCAACACCGCACCGCTTGCTCGCTCGCTCTTTTTGGAAAAGGCCGATAAGCTTGTCCAAGAGGGCGATCCTGACACCGTCACCCGCCTCGCCCTCCTGCTCGCAGCAGGCCCCGGTGAGGTCCCCACGGGCATTCTGCTGCGCCTCGCGGCCCGCCAGGAGCGCGAGGGCGACTTTGGCCAGGCGGAACAGCTCCTGCGCCGTGTCCTGTCGTTTGGCGATAGCGGCCCCGATGCCGAGATGGTCTGGGCGCGCCTCGCCCGCCTGACCGAGCAGAGCATGGGCGACAAGGCCCGCGCCGTCCAGCTCTACACCGAGCAGCTGATCCGCTTCCCCAACGGTGCCCAGTCCACCTACGCCCGCACCGCCCTCCAGCGCCTCGGAAGCCCCCTGCCTCCCGCGGGAGCCATGCCCACTCCCCAGGCACCCAGCACAAAACCCACAGGGGCTCCCGCACCAGAAGTTGCACCAAACACCATGCCCACACTCCAAGCCCCCCGCCGCAAGCCCGAGGCTGAGGGCGATACGCCCAAGCCTGGCTACAACGACGAAGGCAAGAGCGCAGAGGCGAGCGGGCTACGGCCTATCGGAGGATAG
- the rarD gene encoding EamA family transporter RarD, with amino-acid sequence MTGIQSGVLAFVLWGLVPLFWKQLNGHNPWELVAHRAAWSFPLLLGVVLSQRRGQEFLRALRNPKLWGTTLLLTANWLLYIWLTINGRFVEASLGYFIVPLLNTLLGVAFLGEQLRPLQKVSIALAGVALLFPLLGDLRVFPWAALLIAGLWSFYGFVRKGVGVEGTVALAAETAVAFPFALGFLLVRHAALGSPREALLLIGTGPVTVAPLLLFGHAVPRVPLSTLGLLQYLGPTITFICGQLIAPEPIPWHRAALLGTVWLAIIVYIFDSIKNRPTR; translated from the coding sequence ATGACTGGGATTCAGTCGGGGGTACTGGCGTTTGTTCTCTGGGGGCTCGTGCCGCTCTTCTGGAAGCAGCTCAATGGACACAATCCCTGGGAGCTCGTCGCGCACCGGGCGGCGTGGTCGTTTCCCCTGCTCCTGGGCGTGGTGCTCTCCCAGCGGCGCGGCCAGGAGTTTCTCCGCGCGCTCCGCAATCCCAAGCTCTGGGGCACGACTCTCTTGCTCACGGCCAACTGGCTGCTCTACATCTGGCTGACCATCAACGGGCGCTTTGTCGAGGCGAGCTTGGGCTATTTTATTGTGCCGCTCCTCAATACGTTGCTAGGGGTTGCCTTTCTGGGCGAGCAGCTCCGGCCCCTGCAAAAAGTCTCGATCGCACTGGCGGGGGTGGCGCTGCTCTTCCCACTCCTGGGTGACCTGCGGGTCTTTCCCTGGGCGGCGCTCCTGATCGCGGGGCTCTGGAGCTTCTATGGCTTTGTCCGCAAGGGCGTGGGGGTCGAGGGGACGGTCGCGCTGGCGGCGGAGACCGCGGTGGCCTTTCCCTTTGCCCTCGGCTTTCTGCTCGTTCGGCACGCCGCGCTGGGAAGCCCGCGCGAGGCGCTCCTGCTGATCGGCACGGGCCCGGTGACGGTCGCGCCGCTCCTGCTCTTTGGCCACGCCGTGCCCCGCGTCCCGCTCAGCACGCTCGGGCTCTTGCAGTATCTAGGGCCGACCATCACGTTTATCTGCGGCCAGCTGATCGCCCCCGAGCCGATTCCCTGGCACCGCGCCGCGCTCCTGGGAACCGTCTGGCTGGCGATTATCGTCTATATCTTTGACTCGATCAAGAACCGCCCGACACGATAG